One genomic segment of [Phormidium] sp. ETS-05 includes these proteins:
- a CDS encoding WG repeat-containing protein produces MPPILLAQEPELLNLFAVFHKGKFGYIDQTGNMIIKPQFDIAWGFFHELAAVQVNGQWGYIDEAGQIVIPPQFDLVWGFTEGLAGVKLNGLWGFIDKSGKFVIEPKFEEALGFSEGLAAVKLNGLWGFIDKTGKLVIPHRYAAVWSFTEGLAGVTVNNLWGFIDKSGKFLIEPQFKSAFSFKEGLANVELTGKWGYLDKTGSFIIEPQFNYATFFAEGLAAVRVGGKWGYIDKTGNLVISPQFQVAGLFSEGMAAVRRGEKWGYIDKNGAMIIEPQFDFASYFSGGLASVKWGDISGYVNPAGIIVWPATR; encoded by the coding sequence ATGCCACCGATTTTATTAGCCCAAGAGCCAGAATTACTCAATTTATTTGCGGTTTTCCATAAGGGCAAATTTGGGTATATTGACCAAACCGGAAATATGATAATTAAGCCCCAATTTGATATCGCTTGGGGATTTTTCCACGAGCTAGCTGCTGTGCAAGTGAATGGCCAATGGGGTTATATTGATGAAGCTGGCCAAATTGTCATCCCGCCTCAGTTTGATTTGGTCTGGGGTTTCACGGAGGGACTGGCGGGGGTAAAATTAAATGGGTTGTGGGGATTTATCGATAAATCTGGTAAATTTGTCATTGAACCCAAGTTTGAGGAAGCCTTGGGATTTTCTGAAGGACTGGCGGCGGTAAAATTAAATGGCTTGTGGGGATTTATCGATAAAACCGGTAAATTGGTGATTCCTCACCGGTATGCTGCAGTTTGGAGTTTCACCGAGGGACTGGCGGGGGTAACAGTAAATAATCTGTGGGGATTTATCGATAAATCCGGTAAATTTCTCATTGAGCCGCAGTTTAAAAGTGCGTTTAGTTTTAAAGAAGGGTTGGCCAATGTGGAATTAACCGGTAAGTGGGGTTATCTTGATAAAACTGGCAGTTTTATCATAGAGCCGCAGTTTAATTATGCCACATTTTTTGCCGAAGGTTTGGCAGCGGTGCGGGTTGGCGGCAAGTGGGGTTATATCGATAAAACTGGTAATTTGGTGATTTCGCCCCAATTTCAGGTAGCGGGACTTTTCTCTGAGGGAATGGCGGCGGTACGGCGGGGAGAAAAGTGGGGTTATATTGATAAAAATGGGGCAATGATAATCGAGCCACAATTCGATTTTGCTAGTTATTTTAGTGGCGGTTTGGCATCGGTGAAATGGGGAGATATTTCGGGATATGTTAATCCGGCGGGGATAATTGTGTGGCCAGCTACTCGTTAA
- a CDS encoding Uma2 family endonuclease, producing the protein MVTQLNPPAKPEIIYPESDGKPIADNTEQFRWIVTIQGGIDALFKDNPNVFVAGDLLWYPVEENGSLKVAPDILVAFGRPKGRRGSYLQWKEDNIPPQVVFEVLSPGNTISEMVKKWQFYWDYGVEEYYIYDPDKIDFGGWIRQGDKLTAIAEINGWVSPRLGIRFQMGDEGLEIYRPDGRQFATYIELDNQRIMAEKRAERLAEKLRELGIDPDAV; encoded by the coding sequence ATGGTAACACAACTCAACCCCCCTGCCAAACCAGAAATCATCTACCCCGAAAGCGACGGCAAACCAATTGCCGACAACACCGAACAATTTCGCTGGATAGTCACCATCCAAGGCGGTATCGATGCCTTATTCAAAGACAACCCTAACGTATTTGTCGCCGGAGATTTACTCTGGTATCCCGTAGAAGAAAACGGCAGTCTAAAAGTTGCCCCAGACATTCTAGTAGCTTTTGGGCGTCCCAAAGGCAGACGGGGGTCTTATCTCCAGTGGAAAGAAGACAACATCCCTCCCCAAGTAGTATTTGAGGTACTATCTCCCGGTAACACCATCAGCGAAATGGTGAAAAAATGGCAGTTTTATTGGGATTATGGGGTAGAGGAATACTATATCTATGACCCGGATAAAATCGATTTCGGTGGTTGGATACGTCAGGGAGATAAATTAACCGCCATAGCCGAAATCAACGGCTGGGTTTCCCCCCGGTTGGGTATCCGGTTTCAAATGGGAGATGAAGGCTTAGAAATCTATCGCCCCGACGGTCGCCAATTCGCCACCTATATAGAATTGGACAATCAGCGAATTATGGCCGAAAAACGAGCGGAACGCCTAGCAGAAAAACTGCGAGAATTGGGCATCGACCCCGACGCGGTTTAA
- a CDS encoding Uma2 family endonuclease, with amino-acid sequence MKTTITLEESLELNIELTDEQFWQLCHNNRDLRFERTHRGELIIMPPTGGETGNRNSEITYQLQAWNRQNKLGKVFDSSTGFKLPNGSNRSPDASWVSQEKWDALTPEQKTKFPPLCPEFVIELRSPTDSLKTLQDKMQEYLENGAQLGWLIDPQTRTITIYRPQQPPETLTNPTTISGENILSQFTLDCQPIWQI; translated from the coding sequence ATGAAAACCACCATCACCCTAGAAGAATCCCTAGAATTAAACATCGAACTCACCGATGAGCAATTCTGGCAACTTTGTCACAATAACCGCGATTTAAGATTTGAACGCACCCACCGAGGAGAACTCATCATCATGCCACCAACTGGAGGAGAAACCGGAAACCGCAATAGCGAAATCACCTATCAACTGCAAGCCTGGAACCGTCAGAACAAATTAGGCAAAGTATTTGACTCTTCCACCGGATTTAAACTCCCCAACGGCTCAAACCGTTCCCCCGATGCCTCCTGGGTAAGTCAAGAGAAATGGGATGCCCTCACCCCCGAACAAAAAACCAAATTTCCCCCCCTTTGCCCCGAATTTGTGATAGAACTGCGCTCCCCCACCGACAGCCTGAAAACCCTTCAAGACAAAATGCAAGAATACCTAGAAAACGGCGCCCAACTAGGCTGGTTAATTGACCCCCAAACCCGCACCATCACCATCTATCGCCCCCAACAACCCCCCGAAACCCTCACCAATCCCACCACCATATCCGGCGAAAACATCTTATCACAATTCACCCTAGATTGTCAACCAATTTGGCAAATTTAA
- a CDS encoding S8 family serine peptidase → MQGGNGESVTPKQLSLQRGGEELVLEKMADRFTFRLKGDGVPSGAVIQKALPANASNYQILPRTNLVEVRIAPDKLEVGMQQTRTQENVAFASHVYQVQNNPGMVVYLTAEVTVQFADNLELGRCLDITTTAGLELLRALEGIPNAFIFIVSRQAAANPVKIADSLMQFPEVLLAEPNVVVRSQQHYRPKDSLYPKQWYLYHNGGPGLTPGSHIDAEKAWDITRGNRSVVVAIADDSVDINHPDFTAPGKIVAPKDLKNQDFSPLPEAESDNHGTGCAGVAVAEENGVGVVGVAPGCALMPIRTTGFLDDESIEELFDWAASKGAAVISCSWGASSPHFPLSLRQSAAISRAATTGRNGKGCVIVFAAGNANRPTNGTIRESGWPGDALKGDTKWLAGFTVHPDVITVAAATSLSKKAAYSNWGKSISVCAPSNNAPPGLWLPDTGYVMSAPQITTFLAGQGVFTTDRLGAAGYDKSDYTGGFGGTSSATPVVAGVAALVLSVNPDLTAAQVKQILQQTADKITDPDPDPQLGNRMGTYDTTGHSQWFGYGKVNAYKAVVMARQMLVPPAAAQVWLQVRSQTGQAIPDYQPGTTGKFDLLFFGGSVLEGLVVNVAFSDSRTVKDIRLSVNITHEFLGDLEISLIAPNGKVALVQGRTLGSQTRLQRSYGVDNAPALKLLLNQAARGTWKLQVCDRAPADTGTLNGWELAIGV, encoded by the coding sequence ATGCAGGGGGGAAATGGCGAATCCGTTACGCCGAAACAACTGAGCCTGCAGCGGGGAGGAGAGGAATTAGTTTTAGAAAAAATGGCCGATCGCTTCACTTTTCGCCTCAAAGGTGATGGGGTGCCTTCTGGGGCGGTCATCCAGAAGGCATTACCTGCTAATGCCAGTAATTACCAGATTTTGCCCCGCACCAACTTAGTGGAAGTACGTATCGCCCCAGATAAGTTGGAAGTAGGGATGCAGCAGACTCGCACCCAAGAAAATGTGGCATTTGCCAGTCACGTTTACCAGGTGCAAAATAATCCGGGGATGGTGGTTTATCTCACCGCCGAAGTGACGGTACAATTTGCCGATAATTTGGAATTGGGCCGTTGCCTCGATATCACGACGACGGCGGGTTTAGAATTACTCCGGGCTCTTGAAGGCATCCCCAACGCTTTTATTTTTATCGTCAGTCGTCAGGCGGCGGCAAATCCGGTGAAAATTGCGGATTCTTTGATGCAGTTCCCGGAAGTGCTGCTGGCAGAACCTAATGTGGTGGTACGATCGCAGCAACATTACCGCCCCAAAGACAGCCTTTATCCTAAACAATGGTATCTCTACCACAACGGCGGACCGGGTTTAACTCCGGGCTCCCACATTGACGCGGAGAAGGCGTGGGATATCACTCGGGGCAACCGTTCGGTGGTAGTTGCCATTGCTGATGATTCCGTGGATATCAATCACCCAGATTTCACGGCCCCCGGCAAAATTGTCGCCCCCAAAGACTTAAAAAACCAAGATTTTTCCCCCCTACCGGAGGCAGAGTCCGATAACCACGGTACAGGTTGCGCTGGCGTGGCGGTGGCGGAGGAAAATGGGGTTGGTGTGGTGGGTGTGGCTCCTGGTTGTGCCTTAATGCCCATTCGGACTACCGGGTTTTTGGATGATGAGTCGATCGAAGAACTCTTCGACTGGGCCGCATCCAAAGGCGCCGCCGTCATATCCTGTAGTTGGGGCGCTTCCTCCCCCCACTTTCCCCTTTCTCTGCGCCAAAGTGCCGCCATCTCCCGCGCCGCCACCACCGGACGCAACGGCAAAGGTTGCGTTATCGTCTTCGCCGCCGGGAACGCCAACCGCCCCACCAACGGCACTATCAGAGAAAGTGGCTGGCCCGGTGATGCCCTCAAAGGCGATACCAAATGGCTCGCCGGTTTCACCGTTCACCCCGATGTTATTACTGTGGCGGCTGCCACCAGTTTGAGCAAAAAAGCCGCCTATAGCAATTGGGGAAAATCTATATCTGTCTGCGCTCCCAGCAATAATGCCCCCCCAGGACTGTGGTTGCCAGATACCGGCTATGTGATGAGCGCACCCCAAATTACCACTTTCCTCGCTGGTCAGGGAGTATTCACCACGGACCGTTTAGGCGCCGCCGGTTATGACAAAAGCGACTATACCGGCGGGTTCGGCGGCACATCCAGCGCTACTCCTGTGGTGGCGGGGGTGGCGGCTTTGGTTTTGTCGGTTAACCCGGACCTTACGGCTGCTCAGGTGAAACAAATTTTGCAGCAAACGGCGGATAAAATCACTGACCCGGACCCTGACCCGCAACTGGGCAACCGGATGGGGACTTATGATACAACTGGTCATTCCCAGTGGTTCGGTTATGGCAAGGTGAATGCTTATAAAGCGGTGGTGATGGCGCGGCAAATGTTGGTGCCACCAGCGGCGGCGCAAGTGTGGCTGCAGGTGCGCTCCCAAACCGGGCAAGCTATTCCCGACTATCAGCCAGGGACAACCGGTAAGTTTGATTTACTGTTTTTTGGTGGTTCTGTACTGGAAGGTTTGGTGGTGAATGTGGCTTTTAGTGATAGTCGGACGGTGAAGGATATTCGCTTGAGCGTGAATATTACCCATGAGTTTCTGGGGGATTTGGAAATTAGTTTAATTGCTCCTAATGGTAAAGTGGCTTTAGTTCAAGGTCGGACTTTGGGCAGTCAAACTCGTTTGCAAAGGTCTTATGGGGTGGATAATGCCCCGGCTCTGAAGCTACTGCTGAACCAGGCGGCGAGGGGGACTTGGAAGTTGCAAGTGTGCGATCGTGCCCCCGCCGATACCGGTACTCTCAACGGTTGGGAATTGGCGATCGGCGTTTGA
- the tadA gene encoding tRNA adenosine(34) deaminase TadA translates to MENLWPVLDNPIYQHHRHYMGEALKLAQAAGDAGEVPVGAVIVDAQGNVIATGENRKERDKDPTAHAEIMALRKAGQVLQNWHLNDCTLYVTLEPCPMCAGAIVQARIGLLVYGADDPKTGAVLTVANIPDSACSYHKLPVIAGILESACREQLQSWFARRRTGEQG, encoded by the coding sequence ATGGAAAATTTATGGCCAGTTTTGGATAATCCGATTTATCAACACCATCGGCATTATATGGGTGAGGCGCTGAAATTAGCGCAGGCGGCGGGGGATGCGGGGGAGGTGCCTGTAGGAGCGGTGATTGTTGATGCTCAAGGAAATGTGATTGCTACGGGTGAAAATCGGAAAGAACGGGATAAAGACCCCACGGCTCACGCGGAAATTATGGCTTTGAGAAAGGCGGGTCAGGTGTTACAAAATTGGCATTTGAATGATTGTACTTTGTATGTGACTTTAGAGCCTTGTCCGATGTGTGCGGGGGCGATCGTCCAGGCGAGAATTGGCCTATTGGTGTATGGAGCCGATGACCCGAAAACTGGGGCGGTTCTCACGGTGGCCAATATTCCTGATAGTGCTTGTTCTTATCATAAATTACCGGTAATTGCGGGGATATTGGAGTCGGCTTGCCGGGAGCAGTTGCAATCTTGGTTTGCGCGGAGGCGGACGGGGGAGCAGGGGTGA
- a CDS encoding thiol-disulfide oxidoreductase DCC family protein has translation MKYSVIYDGNCNLCVTLVQFLEKLDKGQIFAYAPMQDEAALAAFDITPKSCEMGMILIDNSAPERRWQGSDAAEEIGNLLPWGGVFVAAYRAMPGFKWLGDRFYAGIRDNRYLLFGKRPTTYESSYPTCCQLNYRKKR, from the coding sequence ATGAAATATAGTGTAATTTATGACGGCAATTGTAATTTATGCGTTACTTTAGTGCAATTTTTAGAAAAATTAGATAAAGGCCAGATATTTGCCTATGCACCGATGCAGGATGAGGCGGCTTTGGCGGCTTTTGATATTACCCCGAAATCCTGCGAAATGGGAATGATTTTAATTGATAATTCTGCCCCAGAGAGACGCTGGCAGGGGAGCGATGCGGCGGAAGAAATCGGAAATTTGCTGCCTTGGGGTGGGGTGTTTGTGGCGGCATATCGAGCTATGCCGGGATTCAAATGGCTGGGAGATAGGTTTTATGCGGGAATTCGGGATAATCGATATTTGCTGTTTGGCAAACGCCCGACTACTTATGAGTCATCATACCCTACTTGCTGCCAGTTAAATTATCGCAAAAAGCGTTGA
- the grxC gene encoding glutaredoxin 3 has protein sequence MINLINRLLGRQPEQIKAKVEIYTWQTCPYCIRAKMLLSWKGVKFIEYKIDGDGAARVKMAERANGRRTVPQIFVNNQHIGGCDDLYQLDTEGKLDSLLAAELV, from the coding sequence ATGATAAATTTGATAAATCGCCTGTTGGGACGCCAACCGGAACAAATTAAAGCTAAGGTGGAAATCTACACTTGGCAAACTTGTCCCTATTGCATCCGGGCAAAAATGCTGTTATCCTGGAAAGGGGTTAAGTTTATCGAGTACAAAATCGATGGTGACGGAGCGGCGAGGGTGAAAATGGCGGAAAGAGCCAACGGGAGGCGCACAGTTCCCCAGATTTTTGTCAATAATCAGCATATTGGTGGTTGCGATGACTTGTATCAGTTAGACACCGAAGGGAAACTGGATTCGCTTTTGGCCGCAGAATTGGTTTAG